Part of the Nerophis lumbriciformis linkage group LG24, RoL_Nlum_v2.1, whole genome shotgun sequence genome, CTTCAAGAAcaaaacatacaaaccctgtttccatatgagttgggaaattgagttagatgtaaatataaacggaatacaatgatttgcaaatccttttcaacccatattcaattgaatgcactacaaagacaaaatatttgatgttcaactcataaacattttttttttttgcaaataataattaacttagaatttcatggctgcaacacgtgccaaagtagttgggaaagggcatgttcaccactgtgttacatcaccttttcttttaacaacactcaataaacgattgggaactgagaaaactaattgttgaagctttgaaagtggaattctttcccattcttgttttatgtagagtttcagtcgttcaaaagtccagggtctccgctgtcgtattttacgcttcataatgcgccacacattttcgatgggagacaggtctggactgcaggcgtctcaggaaagtacccgcactctttttttttttttacgaagccacgctgttgtaacacgtgctgaatgtggcttggcattgtcttgctgaaataagcaggggcgtccatgaaaaagacggcgcttagatggcagcatatgttgttccaaaacccgtatgtacctttcagcattaatggtgccttcacagatgtgtaagttacccatgtcttgggcactaatgcacccccgtaccatcacagatgctggcttttgaactttgcgtcgataacagtctggatggttcgcttcccctttggtccgatgtcgaatatttccaaaaacaatttgaaatgtggactcatcagaccacagaacacgtttccactttgcatgagtccatcttagatgatctcgggcccagagaagccggcggcgtttctggatgttgttgataaatggctttcgctttgcatagtagagctttaacttgcacttacagatgtagcgacaaactgtatttagtgacagtggttttctgaagtgttcctgagcccatgtggtgatatcctttagagattgatgtcggtttttgatacagtgccgtctgagggatcgaaggtcacggtcattcaatgttggtttccggccatgccgcttacgtggagtgatttctccagattctctgaactttttcattatggaccgtagatgttgaaatccctaaatttcttgcaattccactttgagaaacattgttcttaaactgtttgactatttgctcacgcagttgtggacaaaggggtgtacctcgccccatcctttcttgtgaaagactgagcattttttgggaagctgtttttatacccaatcatggcacccacctgttcccaattagcctgcacacctgtgggatgttccaaataagtgtttgatgagcattcctcaactttatcaatatttattgccacctctcccaacttctttgtcacgtgttgctggcatcaaattctaaagttaatgattatttgcaaaaaaaaaaaaaagtatcagtttgtacatcaaatatgttgtctttgtagcatattcaactgaatatgggttgaaaatgatttgcaaatcattgtattccgtttatatttacatcttaacacaatttcccaactcatatggaaacggggtgtgtagTTATCTACCAGTTACTCAAAAATTAATTGATTTGAGGACAGATCACTTCAGGAACAAAACATACATTAAATGTTGCTCATCTGGACACCACGGGTCCTTTAatgcaatatttattttaaataggaGGTTGGCTAAATCACATGGTGTATGTGCCACAGGTTTTCAGCTTGTTTGCAACTTTAGAACATTCACAACAAGCTGCATTCAGGAGgtaaaatatttattaaataaagcaTCCCTCAAAAATACAAGTGTGCTTCGTTTTGAATGAAGAATGCATCAAACGGTTGCACAAATTGTAACATCACACAATGAAAATGTAGTGACTAGGGGGGTTAGAGTTAAACATGCAAGCGTGGGCGGGGCAGCAGGAAGACAAGGGGCTCTATTCTCTTATGTAAAATACAACAAGCTAGTTAAGAAATGTAACAAAACTCAGGCAATGTGTTGATGACAAGGCAGTTTGTGTGGTCTACGGTGATCAATCTAAAAGAAAAATCTCtcaatgacatttttaaatcCCATTTTgaccattgttcaaatattgacaAGATATTCCGCGCAGGGAATAAATTGCACCGTTAgacaagaaaaaaacaatgtgAAGCGTGCCTttaaaatatacacaaatataaagaACACAGTgtattgttgtaaaaaaaaaaatgtgacgaGGTAGTTTCAGTAACAATCTTATTGTAGCTTTTACTAGACCTTCGATGGCCTTGAAGGAGGTATTTAAAAGGACGTACAGCAAGTAACATGCCATGCGGATGAGGTCAGCGGTTCAATGAGGTATTCACATTACGGTAAGTGCCATGTCGATGACCACCCCAATGTACCCCACATCTGGATTCAGCCCATTTTTAGATATGTGAAATGCTGTGATAAACATACCAATTGTTCCAAATAGACCTACGAACTGTGTTGTGAACACGCACTCTCACACAACACTATTAGGGTGAAAGAACAGCTTTCATTGTAAAGGCCTGTTGGGGCTAATAATCATTTAAACACAATAAAAttaagcaaaaacaaaaatgtgctcCACTTGTCTGACTTTTGCAGCTTTACAGATTAATTTCCCCCTTCACTTCATGAGAGTGTTAAGGTGACACTGAAAATTGGGAAAACATGTGAGAATGCAGAATATTATATTTTAGGAAAATTATTTTAACAGGGATTTTCACTTTTTTGTTTTCTCACAAATTCTAGTGAACTTTGTATTTTTGTCTTTTCTTTCCTATTAAAATTATTGAAACATTTTATTGATAGTCTTTAGTGACTTTGTactcaaatgtttttttctcagTACATTTACGTGTTTggcttttgaaaaaaaatattttttgtattatttttaatgtagtCATATCCCGACTtcttaaattgtttttatataatAACTATTCTTGCAaacttgtttttgttcttttaaaataAACTCAAGTTATAATCCATGTAATTTACTGTAAATGATcactattttcatgttttttcacATTTTCATACAACTTAATtctcattattttttaaacattcttaatttgaaaaataaaaataaaaatgttaatgaGTTTTTCTggtaacattacaactttattctttttgtatgacattttaacatatttttacaatgtagttacagtaaaattgtttttaattctgaGGAAATAAATCAATTACCACTTTTTTCTCATTGGAATTACACATTTTTTCCCCAGTCAATTTTTTTCTCAGTACATTTACGTGTGTTTGGCTtttgcaaaaatgtattttttgtatttttaatccaGTAATATCCAGACTTCTTCAATTGTTGTAATATAAATTCTTGCaaagttgtttttgttcttttaaaataAACTCATGTTATAATCCATGTAGTAATTTACTGTAAATGATcactattttcatgttttttcaaATTTTCATACAACATTCTTAATtctcattattttttaaacattattaatttgtaaaaaaaaaaaaaaaatgttatgagaTTTTCTGTTAACATTACAAGTTCATTATTTTTGTatgacattttaacatattttttcaaTGTAGTTATAGTAAAATTGTTTTTGATTCTGAGGAAATAATTCTATTACCACTTTTTTCTCATTGGAATTACACGTTTTTACCCCCAGTCAATTTTTTtcttacattattttatttacagtttgAATTTATTCTTACTAATATACTTCCTTCCTCTTTGTAAAATTACGGCTTTATTCTTgtaattgtatgtatttattttttcagtgTGGCCTTAACACTCCTCGGGAAATCCCATGGAAGAACATCTGCTGCAGTCTAGGTGGTGTTGGTGTCGACGTGGGTGAAACACTGATGGTGGTTCAAACCGTACTTGTAGGCGTAACATTTCCCGCAGTCCACGCAGCTGTACGGCTTCTCTCCCGTGTGCGTCCGAAAATGAATGTTCAGCGAGCTTTTCTGGGAGAAGCTTCTGCCGCAGCTGAGACAGCTGTAGGGTTTCTCTCCGGAGTGGACGCGCTGGTGAAGCTTCAGGTACGTCTTCTGGGCGAAGCACTTTCCGCAGACCGTGCAGCTGAAAGGTTTTTCGCCCGAGTGGCGTCTGATGTGGACTTTTAGGCTGCTTAGATAGTTGAAGACTTTACCGCAGAAAAGACACTGGAAGTGCTTCATTGGTCTTGTGGGTTTTAGTGGAAAGCTGATGAGATCTTTGGCAGCGACGACGGCGCTGTTTGTGTAGTCGGCGTAGTCGCTGGTCGTGGCGGGAGGGTTTGTGTTGTCCAGCATCGTGCTCATCGCCGCGTCCTCGATCAGCTTGTCCATAATGCTGGGCTGCGAGCGCTGCGCTTGTGCGTCCACCATCAAGGGGAAGGTGGACAAATCCTCCGAATGAAGCTGCAGCTCACTCACGGATCGGTGGAGAGAACTTTGGGCCTCCACCATCCCCACATCTGCAACACATTAACAACATGTCACAtcgacaataacaacaacaatgatgTTTCATCTCAATTCACCTTTCCTGCTCTCCGTCACCCTCATCTGCTGCCCAAGTGGATGATCGTCATAAATTTCCTCCTTGACGAAGATGAGATCGGGTTCTCTGTCTATGATATCCAACACCTGACAAAGACATGACAGTCACCAGcagtgttactgtaacgccgttagtttcggtggtaactagtaatctaaaatgtggggcggtatagctcggttggtagagcggccgtgccagcaacttgagtgttgcaggttcgatccccacttccgccatcctagtcactgctgttgtgtccttgggcaagacactttacccacctgctcccagtgccacccacactggtttaaatgtaacttagatattgggtttcactatgtaaagcgctttgagtcactagagaaaagcgctatataaatataattcacttcactaatctaacgcgttattttttatattcagtaactcagttaccgttactacatgatgcgttactacataaaaaaataacgtaagtagtatcgactagaaacagaaaatctgagtgtgttttattggagcgctgcggtggaaaagaaaaggtgtgctttgtgtgggtgggggctggggggggggctcccataccgtagttgaggagcgcaggggagacgttcctccagggcctatgtacttcggggctaacaaccttcacttaacccggaagtgggtctttacagctgagggtgaatgacgaggccggcggtttgttgcaactttgtgactttattggacgcggccatccaccaagctagagcacctgcacgcactcactgttgccgctcgctcacctctctcgcccactcactcactgacgtcactatgtcatatcttaaagggccacacacatacgctactctcataacaactaacaagacatcatggtgaagccagaagtcgagtttcttaacatggagacattctcaatacttttcttttgtcgagcacaaagaaaataacattttagttaaatgtaagttgtgtcttggatcaaagatcctatctacttaaagttaaagtgccattatgttgcagctatttaaaatagtttagtcaatttgttctggcctgaaataaattggccctttgaaacatatctttgtattcgtgtgttgtatgtagaccacattgcttagcagaattcagtcaagttgatcaacagattgtattattctccagtgcaataacagtactgaaatgaaggctaaaaaggcattaatgggagccttaaaaaaaaaggggggggggggggggggggggggaagtaaCTAAATAGCTACTTTTCAcaataacgcattactttttggtgtaagtaactgagttagtaactgagttacttttgaaatatagtaactagtaactgtaactagttactggttttcagtaactaacccaacactggtcaccaGCCTGCTCACTGGTCCACAGGTTAATCAATCACCTCTGGTGCCATGCTGGACATGGCGACAGGCTCCACCGGGTCTTTCCTCTGAGGGGTGACTCTTTTGTCGTCTCGCCAAAGGTCCATGCACCAGTCCTTCCCGAAGACGCCATCGATGGACGGGGCGTCCTGCTGATGGTCTGCTAATGGAAGCAAATATGAAAGTGAGACCTTCTTGTTCTTCTTAAAACGGCATTCACTTGTCGACTGCAAAATCAATGAGTGTAGAGCAGACCTGCGCAAATTAAGGCCCAAGGGCCGcatattaagcttttcaatctggcccgccggacattcacaaattatttttttagatctttaagatggaaagtgtagctgctgcagtgatgttttctaatgactgtaagtcttaaactatacaaagtagacatgtccgataatggcttttttgcagatattccgatattgtccaactcttaattaccgataccgatatcaagggATACCGATTTATaaagtcgtggaatgaacacattattatgcctaattttgttgtgatgccccgctggatgcattaaacaatgtaacaaggttttccaaaataaatcaactcaagttgaaaaatgccaacatggcactgccatatttattattcaattcacaaagtgcattatttttttttaacatgcctcaaaacagcagcttggaatttgggacatgctctccctgagagagcatgaggaggttgagagggtcgcgggggtgtatattgtagcgtcccggaagagttagtgctgcaaggggttctggatatttgttctgttgtgttacggtgcggaagttctcccaaaatgtgtttgtcattcttgtttggtgtgggttcacagtgtggcgcatatttgtaacagtgttaaagttgtttatattgccaccttcagtgtgacctgtatggctgttgaccaagtatgctttgcattcacttgtgtgtgtgaaaagccgtagatatgtgactgggccggcacgtaaaggcagtgcctttaaggtttattggcgctctgtacttctccctacgtccgtgtacacagcggcgttttaaaaagtcataaatgcaactaatcttaaccctaaccctaaccctaatcttaaccctaaccctaaccctaaaaaaaaaagttaattgttaaaattgtttaaaaaaattaaaaattgttttaaaaaattaaaaaaagtttttaaaaaatttaaaaaaagtttttaaaaaattaaaaaattaaaaaaaattaattaaaaaaaaaaaaaaaatcaatttttttttttaaaaatcaaaaaaatttaaaaaatttaaaagaaattttaaaaattaaaaaaaattaaaaaacaattttttttaattagtttttttttttaaataaaaaaaaatttaaaaaaaatcatttttaacttgaaaaaaaatgtttaccttgaaacatttgttttaccttgaaaatcattttttaccttgaaaaaatttaccttgaaaatttttttttgccttgaaaataatttgtttaccttgaaaatcatttttaaacttgaaaaaaaaaatgtaccttgaaaatttttttttaccttgaaaatcattttttaccttgaaaaaaaaattttaccttgaaaaaaatttaccttgaaaatttttttttaaccttgaaaatcatttgtttaccttgaaaatcatttttaaccttgaaaaaaaaatttaccttgaaaatttttttttaccttgaaaatcattttttaccttgaaaaaaaaaatttaccttgaaaatttttttttacgttgaaaatcatttgtttaccttgaa contains:
- the LOC133620668 gene encoding uncharacterized protein — translated: MRDVAGTIPLAQLISADMMCNTTNRSFRMQLAAIMEKLTKTALVEIGNLADECSSVLLGEISLHKSENEALKRRCYSLEVQLRAAREAHYYPAHVNSVSRRIPESQEAHKSADHQQDAPSIDGVFGKDWCMDLWRDDKRVTPQRKDPVEPVAMSSMAPEVLDIIDREPDLIFVKEEIYDDHPLGQQMRVTESRKDVGMVEAQSSLHRSVSELQLHSEDLSTFPLMVDAQAQRSQPSIMDKLIEDAAMSTMLDNTNPPATTSDYADYTNSAVVAAKDLISFPLKPTRPMKHFQCLFCGKVFNYLSSLKVHIRRHSGEKPFSCTVCGKCFAQKTYLKLHQRVHSGEKPYSCLSCGRSFSQKSSLNIHFRTHTGEKPYSCVDCGKCYAYKYGLNHHQCFTHVDTNTT